One region of Chrysemys picta bellii isolate R12L10 chromosome 21, ASM1138683v2, whole genome shotgun sequence genomic DNA includes:
- the PARK7 gene encoding Parkinson disease protein 7 isoform X1, whose protein sequence is MASKRALVILAKGAEEMETVIPTDVMRRAGIKVTIAGLTGKDPVQCSRDVFICPDASLEDARKEGPYDVVVLPGGNLGAQNLSESPAVKDILVDQENRKGLIAAICAGPTALMAHGIGFGRKVTTHPLAKDKMMKGEHYKYSESRVEKDGNFLTSRGPGTSFEFGLAIVEILMGKEVADQVKAPLILKD, encoded by the exons ATGGCCTCAAAAAGAGCCTTAGTGATTCTGGCTAAAGGAGCAGAGGAGATGGAAACGGTTATCCCCACTGATGTCATGAGAAGGGCTGGA ATCAAGGTGACTATTGCAGGTCTAACAGGAAAAGATCCAGTGCAGTGTAGCCGAGATGTCTTCATTTGTCCTGATGCCAGTTTAGAAGATGCCAGAAAAGAG GGGCCTTATGATGTGGTGGTCCTGCCAGGTGGTAACCTAGGAGCTCAAAATTTGTCCGAG TCTCCTGCTGTGAAAGACATTTTAGTGGACCAGGAGAACAGAAAAGGCCTAATTGCTGCTATTTGTGCAG GTCCCACTGCCCTGATGGCACATGGGATCGGGTTTGGGAGGAAAGTTACAACACACCCTTTGGCCAAAGATAAAATGATGAAAGGAG AACACTACAAGTACTCTGAAAGCCGTGTGGAAAAGGACGGGAACTTTCTGACCAGCCGTGGTCCTGGCACCAGCTTTGAGTTTGGCCTGGCTATTGTTGAAATACTGATGGGGAAGGAAGTGGCTGATCAAGTGAAGGCTCCTCTTATATTGAAAGATTAG
- the PARK7 gene encoding Parkinson disease protein 7 isoform X2, translating into MASKRALVILAKGAEEMETVIPTDVMRRAGIKVTIAGLTGKDPVQCSRDVFICPDASLEDARKEGPYDVVVLPGGNLGAQNLSESPAVKDILVDQENRKGLIAAICAEHYKYSESRVEKDGNFLTSRGPGTSFEFGLAIVEILMGKEVADQVKAPLILKD; encoded by the exons ATGGCCTCAAAAAGAGCCTTAGTGATTCTGGCTAAAGGAGCAGAGGAGATGGAAACGGTTATCCCCACTGATGTCATGAGAAGGGCTGGA ATCAAGGTGACTATTGCAGGTCTAACAGGAAAAGATCCAGTGCAGTGTAGCCGAGATGTCTTCATTTGTCCTGATGCCAGTTTAGAAGATGCCAGAAAAGAG GGGCCTTATGATGTGGTGGTCCTGCCAGGTGGTAACCTAGGAGCTCAAAATTTGTCCGAG TCTCCTGCTGTGAAAGACATTTTAGTGGACCAGGAGAACAGAAAAGGCCTAATTGCTGCTATTTGTGCAG AACACTACAAGTACTCTGAAAGCCGTGTGGAAAAGGACGGGAACTTTCTGACCAGCCGTGGTCCTGGCACCAGCTTTGAGTTTGGCCTGGCTATTGTTGAAATACTGATGGGGAAGGAAGTGGCTGATCAAGTGAAGGCTCCTCTTATATTGAAAGATTAG